A section of the Thermotoga caldifontis AZM44c09 genome encodes:
- a CDS encoding amino acid ABC transporter permease, with protein sequence MSFLQIVQQALPRLMNGLVVTLYLTMFAAGAGLLIGTALCVGRVFANRFVSMLCAGFIELIRGTPMLVQLFILYYGLPVYGIRLSPLVAALIGFTINSAAYQAEYIRGAVQSIGAGQMRAAYSIGMSKWQAVRLIILPQALRRVIPAWTNEFIYLLKYTSMAYIIGAPEMMAQAKFIASRNFEFFKVYLLTALIYLSIVWLSAYVFSQLEKKLRIPGTILGER encoded by the coding sequence ATGAGCTTTTTGCAAATCGTACAGCAAGCTTTGCCGAGGCTGATGAACGGGCTCGTAGTTACGTTGTATCTCACCATGTTCGCTGCCGGGGCTGGACTTTTAATCGGCACAGCGTTGTGCGTGGGAAGAGTTTTTGCGAACAGATTTGTGAGCATGCTCTGCGCTGGTTTCATAGAATTGATAAGAGGAACGCCCATGCTCGTTCAGCTCTTCATACTGTACTACGGTCTGCCAGTTTACGGGATAAGACTCTCACCGCTGGTCGCAGCGTTGATAGGCTTCACAATAAACAGTGCGGCGTACCAAGCCGAATACATAAGGGGTGCGGTTCAATCGATCGGAGCGGGACAGATGAGGGCAGCTTACTCCATCGGTATGAGCAAATGGCAGGCTGTGAGGTTGATCATCCTACCACAAGCTTTAAGGCGTGTCATTCCCGCATGGACAAACGAGTTCATTTACCTGCTCAAATACACCTCGATGGCTTACATCATAGGGGCACCCGAAATGATGGCGCAGGCGAAATTCATAGCGAGCAGAAACTTCGAGTTCTTCAAAGTGTATTTGCTCACAGCGCTGATCTACCTCTCCATAGTGTGGCTCAGCGCGTACGTCTTTTCACAGCTCGAGAAAAAATTGAGGATACCTGGAACGATCCTGGGGGAAAGATAG
- a CDS encoding bifunctional UDP-sugar hydrolase/5'-nucleotidase, which translates to MRRFVIFLLLICVVALFAARLTILHINDTHGHAWPWNETNNPNIGGFAAIATIVEEVRKEVESAGGHVLFLHAGDMNTGVPESDMLDAAPDIVAFNMMRLDAMVLGNHEFDKPKQILARQMKLAKFPMLSANFHDPEGVVKPEPYIVKDFGDVKVAIIGLTTEETAILEPLHLKGATFANCVETAKRLVEELKDRVDIVVVLAHLGWEPEGEGKTTSKQLAQLVNGIHVIVDGHSHTRFETAQVVNGVIVVQAWEWGKYVGRLDLEIENGKIVSHSWRAIPVNLKVYKGKDEQGKDIYEFIDKPYEEHFYVKTVLDYFRQLGDERLNTVIGRTHVLLDGERANVRSKSTNLANMICDAMMWKVNADVALMNGGGIRASIRPGDITVRDVLTVLPFGNTLYVLKMTGEQLMKVLEYAATVKEGQGAFLQVGGLTWKSVAGQVVEAKVKGEPIDPNKVYVVVTNNYLAGGGDGYTVLTNLPGYDTGFRLDSVLVEYIQTVLGGEIKDYDSSPRYIRE; encoded by the coding sequence GTGAGAAGGTTCGTAATCTTCTTGCTGTTGATCTGCGTCGTCGCTCTGTTTGCGGCGAGACTGACGATCCTGCACATCAACGATACGCACGGTCATGCGTGGCCATGGAACGAAACGAACAATCCAAACATCGGAGGATTCGCCGCGATCGCAACCATTGTGGAAGAGGTAAGAAAAGAGGTAGAATCTGCGGGAGGCCACGTCCTGTTCCTGCACGCTGGGGACATGAACACGGGTGTTCCCGAGTCGGACATGCTCGATGCCGCACCGGACATAGTCGCATTCAACATGATGAGGCTCGATGCGATGGTGCTGGGGAACCACGAGTTCGACAAACCCAAACAAATACTCGCACGACAGATGAAACTCGCCAAGTTCCCGATGCTGAGCGCCAATTTCCACGATCCGGAAGGCGTTGTGAAGCCTGAACCATACATCGTGAAGGACTTTGGAGATGTGAAAGTGGCCATCATTGGTCTAACCACTGAGGAAACTGCGATCCTTGAACCACTGCATCTGAAAGGTGCAACGTTCGCCAACTGCGTCGAAACGGCGAAGAGACTCGTCGAAGAATTGAAGGACAGAGTGGACATCGTAGTGGTTTTGGCGCACCTTGGATGGGAACCCGAAGGGGAAGGAAAGACCACCAGCAAGCAACTCGCTCAACTTGTGAACGGCATCCACGTGATCGTGGATGGTCACAGCCACACGAGGTTCGAAACGGCGCAGGTTGTGAACGGTGTCATCGTTGTACAAGCCTGGGAATGGGGTAAATACGTTGGGAGGCTGGATCTCGAGATCGAGAATGGAAAGATCGTTTCTCACAGCTGGAGGGCGATACCAGTTAACTTGAAAGTGTACAAGGGGAAGGACGAGCAGGGTAAGGACATCTACGAGTTCATCGATAAACCATACGAAGAACATTTCTACGTCAAAACCGTGCTCGACTACTTCAGACAGCTTGGCGATGAGCGACTCAACACGGTGATCGGTAGAACACACGTTTTACTCGACGGAGAACGTGCGAACGTACGTTCTAAGAGCACGAACCTGGCGAACATGATCTGCGATGCCATGATGTGGAAGGTCAACGCCGACGTCGCACTCATGAACGGTGGAGGAATAAGGGCTTCGATAAGACCTGGTGACATCACCGTGAGAGACGTCCTGACAGTTTTACCGTTCGGGAACACGCTCTACGTCTTGAAGATGACCGGAGAACAGTTGATGAAAGTCTTAGAGTACGCCGCGACTGTGAAGGAAGGACAGGGTGCCTTTTTGCAGGTTGGAGGTTTGACGTGGAAAAGCGTCGCTGGCCAGGTCGTTGAGGCCAAGGTGAAAGGCGAACCCATAGACCCCAACAAGGTGTACGTGGTCGTGACGAACAACTACCTCGCCGGTGGCGGTGATGGCTACACCGTGCTCACGAACCTGCCCGGTTACGACACCGGTTTCAGGCTCGACAGTGTGCTCGTAGAGTACATCCAGACGGTGCTCGGAGGAGAGATAAAAGACTACGATTCGTCGCCGAGGTACATAAGGGAATGA